The following proteins are encoded in a genomic region of Huiozyma naganishii CBS 8797 chromosome 9, complete genome:
- the THR4 gene encoding threonine synthase THR4 (similar to Saccharomyces cerevisiae THR4 (YCR053W); ancestral locus Anc_6.323), which produces MVTASQVYRSTRSAEKETKSFEAAVIQGLASDGGLFLPPTIPQVSHQTLFTKWNKLSFQELALEIMKLYVDSAEIPEQDLKNLIERSYSTFRAPEVTPLAKNVTGNGENLHVLELFHGPTYAFKDVALQFLGNLFEYFLMRTNKDKPEGERKQITVVGATSGDTGSAAIYGLRGKKDVSVFILYPTGRISPIQEEQMATVPDKNVQTLSVKGTFDNCQDIVKAIFGDKDFNSKHNVGAVNSINWARILAQITYYFYAYFQASNGENGKVKFVVPSGNFGDILAGYFAKKMGLPIEKLVIATNENDILDRFLKSGVYERSDKVSSTLSPAMDILISSNFERLLWYLAKEYEAGNGDLRAGEVVNNWFNHLRSEGKFKVDQKIIDGALKDFASERVSDEQTTATIKKMYEISENPKHYILDPHTAVGVCATERLIAKDKDASISYVSLSTAHPAKFAAAVNNALSSFPEYSFERDVLPAELKKLSTLPKKLKFIEKPDIELVKNAIEEELAKMDL; this is translated from the coding sequence ATGGTTACTGCATCTCAAGTTTACAGATCTACAAGATCTGCCGAGAAGGAAACTAAATCCTTTGAGGCCGCTGTCATTCAAGGTTTGGCCAGCGATGGTGGTCTATTCCTCCCACCAACCATCCCACAAGTTTCCCACCAGACTTTGTTCACAAAGTGGAATAAGTTGTCCTTCCAGGAATTGGCTTTAGAAATTATGAAGCTATACGTGGACTCTGCTGAAATTCCAGAAcaggacttgaagaacctgATTGAGAGATCTTACAGTACATTCCGCGCTCCAGAGGTTACTCCATTGGCCAAGAACGTTACTGGTAACGGTGAGAACTTACACGTTCTGGAACTTTTCCATGGTCCTACCTACGCCTTCAAGGATGTTGCCCTACAGTTTTTGGGTAATCTATTCGAGTACTTCTTGATGAGAACCAACAAGGATAAGCCAGAAGGTGAAAGAAAGCAAATCACTGTTGTGGGTGCCACTTCAGGTGATACCGGTTCCGCAGCAATCTATGGGTTGCGGGGCAAGAAGGACGTTTCTGTCTTTATTTTGTACCCAACTGGCAGAATCTCTCCAATCCAAGAGGAACAAATGGCAACCGTGCCTGATAAAAATGTCCAAACTTTGTCGGTCAAGGGGACTTTCGACAACTGTCAAGACATCGTCAAGGCCATTTTCGGTGACAAAGACTTCAACTCCAAGCACAACGTTGGGGCTGTGAACTCTATTAACTGGGCCAGAATTCTTGCTCAGATCACATACTACTTTTACGCTTACTTTCAAGCTTCTAACGGGGAAAACGGCAAGGTCAAATTTGTCGTGCCAAGTGGTAACTTTGGTGACATATTGGCCGGATATTTCGCCAAGAAAATGGGTCTACCTATTGAGAAATTGGTGATCGCAACCAATGAGAACGATATACTGGACAGATTCCTAAAGTCTGGGGTTTACGAAAGATCCGACAAGGTCTCGTCTACTTTGTCCCCAGCGATGGACATCTTGATCTCttccaactttgaaagactGCTTTGGTATCTAGCCAAAGAATATGAAGCTGGTAATGGCGATTTGAGGGCTGGTGAAGTCGTTAATAACTGGTTCAACCATTTGAGGAGCGAGGGCAAGTTCAAAGTTGACCAGAAGATCATTGACGGTGCTTTGAAAGACTTCGCCTCCGAAAGAGTCTCCGATGAACAAACTACGGCCACCATCAAAAAGATGTACGAAATCTCGGAAAATCCAAAACACTACATATTGGACCCCCACACTGCTGTCGGTGTTTGTGCCACAGAAAGATTAATCGCAAAGGACAAAGACGCTTCCATAAGCTACGTTTCTCTGTCCACCGCTCATCCAGCCAAATTTGCCGCAGCAGTCAATAATGCGCTATCTTCGTTCCCAGAATACTCCTTCGAAAGAGACGTTCTACCAGctgaattgaagaaactgtccaCTTTGCCAAAGAAACTAAAGTTTATTGAGAAACCAGATATAGAATTGGTGAAAAATGCcattgaagaggaactTGCCAAGATGGACCTTTAA
- the RSC6 gene encoding Rsc6p (similar to Saccharomyces cerevisiae RSC6 (YCR052W) and SNF12 (YNR023W); ancestral locus Anc_6.322), whose protein sequence is MSRSASNSKFNAGLGMKSNGGGVPLNAGPKPSSAQLQTNQQVNPMRTIHPTSSYAPSYLIDLIPELGSYQQLLEAEKKLDVYLARKKVDLYQSISQWNNNSKQPQSSFSHYDKDQVRYLRIFVSNIAENQPWQQQQSKESTKEDATEKPEEKSTEPSWTLRIEGRLIDDTSGESPERAKFSSFIQDIAVDFKKIEVKQDEEREEEVTGASNSITTQNTQPDVSESFLNDGTTNNMQTQPDERQQPAEPKVPLAQPQEDTTQIIDAVEWHFDPKNPVEFDGLDVKRPGTENVDCTVTIQPKGVTGHQLEYSKELSSIIGKSRGSLHDAVYSLYKYILINNLLSSNGVLPTGGHLLDDESENKNGERTIVQLDDFLATLLPQDLQGADRDGDVNMTGDETAEPLQDSKKTMKLTEFLPLVNSHIHPISPIRLDYKVRVDKSSTYGEVVFDIEVPDIAGLQGNASGSANLPADGLQLLNALDDRNADLKPRFAEMDKQITTLQLQLNDTANKYQFFNKLAQNPVPFLQEYIESSANALKVLSGDEGFNEDTVRRSQFYKDNEAILFENLGTLLANGRI, encoded by the coding sequence ATGTCCCGCTCAGCGAGTAATAGTAAGTTTAATGCAGGTCTGGGGATGAAAAGCAATGGCGGCGGTGTGCCATTGAATGCGGGCCCTAAACCCTCCTCCGCACAATTACAAACTAACCAACAGGTTAATCCAATGCGTACGATCCATCCAACAAGCAGTTATGCACCATCCTATTTGATCGATCTAATTCCAGAACTGGGTTCCTACCAGCAACTACTGGAAgcggaaaaaaaactggatgTATATTTAGCGAGAAAGAAAGTGGACCTGTATCAGAGCATCTCTCAATGGAATAACAACTCGAAACAGCCACAGAGTTCCTTTAGTCATTATGATAAGGACCAAGTGAGATATTTACGTATATTTGTGTCCAATATTGCGGAAAACCAACCttggcagcagcagcagagtAAAGAAAGCACTAAGGAAGATGCAACAGAGAAACCGGAGGAAAAATCTACGGAACCCTCTTGGACTCTGCGGATTGAGGGTAGACTGATCGATGATACATCGGGGGAGAGTCCTGAAAGAGCTAAGTTTTCCTCCTTTATACAGGATATCGCTGTcgatttcaaaaagattgaaGTGAAACAGGAtgaagagagagaggaagaGGTTACGGGCGCCAGTAACTCTATTACAACACAGAATACTCAGCCAGATGTGTCCGAGAGCTTCCTCAATGATGGCACCACTAACAACATGCAGACTCAGCCTGATGAAAGACAACAACCAGCTGAACCCAAGGTTCCACTTGCACAACCACAGGAAGATACCACACAGATAATCGACGCGGTCGAATGGCATTTCGATCCAAAGAACCCAGTGGAATTTGATGGTTTGGATGTCAAAAGACCAGGTACAGAAAACGTTGACTGTACAGTCACAATCCAACCTAAAGGTGTAACGGGACACCAACTAGAGTACTCCAAAGAACTTTCCTCCATCATTGGGAAATCCAGAGGGTCGCTGCACGATGCAGTGTACTCCCTGTACAAATATATTTTGATAAACAACCTCTTAAGCAGCAATGGTGTGCTGCCAACGGGGGGGCATTTGCTAGACGACGAATCAGAGAATAAGAACGGTGAAAGGACCATTGTGCAACTAGATGATTTCCTAGCAACGTTGCTTCCACAGGACTTACAGGGCGCCGACAGAGATGGAGACGTAAATATGACTGGTGACGAGACCGCTGAACCTCTACAGGACTCCAAGAAAACGATGAAGTTAACCGAGTTTTTGCCGCTAGTCAACTCGCATATCCACCCTATTAGCCCCATCAGGCTGGACTATAAAGTCAGAGTTGATAAGTCATCCACATACGGTGAAGTAGTGTTCGACATAGAGGTACCAGATATTGCTGGGCTGCAGGGCAACGCATCAGGCTCCGCAAACTTACCGGCTGATGGGTTACAGTTGCTGAACGCACTGGATGATAGGAACGCAGATCTAAAACCTCGCTTTGCCGAGATGGATAAGCAAATCACCACTTTACAGTTACAACTAAACGATACCGCTAACAAATACCAATTCTTCAATAAATTGGCACAGAACCCGGTGCCATTTTTGCAAGAATACATTGAATCCTCGGCAAACGCTCTCAAAGTTCTATCGGGGGATGAAGGCTTCAACGAGGATACCGTTAGAAGATCGCAGTTCTACAAAGATAATGAAGCAATTCTGTTTGAGAACCTGGGGACACTTCTCGCAAATGGCAGAATATAA
- the KNAG0I02580 gene encoding uncharacterized protein (similar to Saccharomyces cerevisiae YNR021W; ancestral locus Anc_6.320) — protein sequence MSALLGPLTSFMETVNSLNANYNALSYEELTAMGFVQRLKLYNWTFEMFSVGIVLFMFITYRIGVSMNLSRADKFFDSIHAVLKNNLGFSRVGLATSDPNGRKMYLDQHLHTWFTTFATGRSSISSVNVQLHLFGRNNPVNLSIDFLIGFFLPSLKFDHLEEYCEVILQPNGVYVGSDEAKVNGNANELLGNFKFTTSIVNKSVMTEVRNKNYFLSLTHVTENDKLPREYAFMSETNQLNDFIYKYAKPTFNEEVLAKVTHLLEFISFTDLPAQKPETEQEWNSKQQPRCVIRCKVPTSKKDLKLVNDVVVAAVEVFDNFTKDLVQKSSTVFITPDMLKKTKATRQQELSKIVKNAKKIAAEKALEDKKEAEKEKRRELKKSGNLEKSDQKMKEKRERRLRNKQRTRMQ from the coding sequence ATGTCTGCCCTATTAGGTCCGCTGACCTCCTTTATGGAAACTGTGAATTCATTGAATGCTAATTATAATGCATTGTCCTATGAGGAACTAACTGCCATGGGATTCGTTCAGAGATTAAAACTTTACAATTGGACGTTCGAAATGTTCTCTGTCGGTATTGTTCTATTCATGTTCATCACCTATAGAATTGGTGTTTCAATGAATCTGTCTCGTGCAGACAAGTTTTTCGATTCAATCCATgctgttttgaagaacaacctTGGGTTTTCCCGGGTTGGATTGGCCACCTCAGACCCAAACGGTCGCAAGATGTATTTGGACCAACACCTTCACACCTGGTTTACCACTTTCGCAACTGGTCGCTCCTCCATTTCCAGTGTTAACGTCCAATTGCATTTATTTGGTCGTAACAATCCTGTCAATCTGTCAATTGATTTCTTAATTGGGTTCTTCCTTCCAAGCTTGAAGTTCGACCATTTGGAAGAGTATTGCGAGGTGATTCTACAGCCTAACGGGGTCTACGTCGGTAGCGACGAAGCTAAAGTTAACGGGAATGCCAATGAACTCTTGGGTAATTTCAAGTTCACCACTTCCATCGTCAACAAGTCTGTCATGACCGAGGTTCGTAACAAAAACTACTTCCTGTCTTTGACGCATGTGACAGAGAATGACAAATTGCCAAGGGAATACGCTTTCATGTCTGAGACGAACCAATTGAACGATTTTATCTACAAGTACGCTAAGCCAACCTTCAACGAAGAGGTTCTAGCCAAGGTCACTCACTTGTTAGAATTCATAAGTTTCACCGACCTGCCAGCCCAAAAGCCAGAGACGGAACAAGAATGGAACTCGAAACAGCAGCCACGTTGTGTGATCCGTTGTAAAGTGCCCACTTCAAAGAAAGACCTTAAGTTAGTCAACGACGtcgttgttgctgctgtagAGGTCTTTGACAACTTCACTAAGGACCTTGTCCAGAAATCTTCCACTGTGTTCATCACTCCTGATATGCTGAAGAAGACCAAGGCCACGCGTCAACAGGAGCTGTCCAAGATTGTCAAAAATGCTAAAAAGATAGCAGCGGAGAAGGCTCTGGAAGATAAGAAGGAGGccgagaaggagaagagacgtgaattgaagaaatcggGCAACCTAGAGAAAAGCgatcaaaaaatgaaggaaaagagagagagacgTTTGAGAAACAAACAACGGACCAGAATGCAGTGA
- the KNAG0I02590 gene encoding uncharacterized protein (similar to Saccharomyces cerevisiae YCR051W; ancestral locus Anc_6.319), which translates to MNIWVAASDGRLDVVKSFLTDSTGLTANSADPNGYTPIHAAAAYGHIDMLRTLCREYDGDINIRDADGDTPLHHIEDVATATFIIEELNGAYNLTNNEGKTALQVFEENAEDPDLIEYMKLKCGIPLQTDSFGIDKDELAQFKDNIHYTLQNETAFDDLDEESLARRKKLEEIIQGDNAEQELENYIREMIRSSQILDGSTESHDEEPDTKRRR; encoded by the coding sequence ATGAATATATGGGTAGCAGCAAGTGACGGCAGACTAGACGTAGTCAAATCTTTTTTAACCGACTCCACTGGGCTGACGGCTAACTCTGCAGATCCGAATGGTTATACACCGATTCACGCAGCTGCTGCATATGGACACATCGATATGCTTCGGACTCTATGTCGAGAGTACGACGGTGACATCAACATTAGAGATGCTGACGGAGACACGCCGTTGCATCACATAGAAGATGTCGCCACTGCTACTTTCATTATCGAAGAATTGAATGGTGCCTACAATTTGACCAATAATGAGGGAAAGACTGCATTACAAGTATTTGAGGAAAATGCAGAAGATCCGGATCTAATAGAATACATGAAACTGAAATGTGGTATTCCGCTACAAACGGACAGTTTTGGTATCGACAAAGACGAACTGGCCCAATTCAAGGATAATATACATTATACTCTTCAAAATGAGACTGCATTTGACGACTTGGACGAGGAATCGCTGGCGCGTAGGAAAAAACTAGAGGAAATTATTCAAGGTGATAACGCTGAGCAGGAGCTTGAGAACTACATTAGAGAGATGATCAGATCGTCCCAGATACTAGATGGTTCAACGGAATCCCATGATGAGGAACCGGACACCAAACGGAGACGATAA